In Malus sylvestris chromosome 15, drMalSylv7.2, whole genome shotgun sequence, a single genomic region encodes these proteins:
- the LOC126604316 gene encoding peroxidase 16-like, which translates to MLHMHDTNAIKNLLYSTFQMNSKSTFYLPLLFLLLLLKSTFAQLHVEHYRKSCPNVESIVHAAVKLKFEQTFVTAPATLRLFFHDCFVQGCDASIMLAFRNNSAEKDNSDNLSLAGDGFDTVIKAKAAVDRVPNCRNKVSCADILALATRDVIRLTGGPFYKVELGRLDGRTSTKASVRQHLPHPDFNVEELDSLFAKHGLSLTDLVALSGAHTIGFSHCNRFTHRIYNFKSKNRIDPTMNVAYARELRKECPKNVDPRIAVTMDPHTPQRFDNVYYKNLQQGKGLFTSDQSLFTDTKSRKIVNLFAADAAAFERAFVAAMTKLGRVGIKTGKQGEIRHNCAAVN; encoded by the exons ATGCTTCACATGCATGACACTAACGCAATCAAGAACCTACTGTATTCAACTTTTCAAATGAATTCCAAAAGCACCTTCTATCTTCCTTTActctttcttctcctcctcctcaaaaGCACCTTTGCTCAACTTCATGTAGAGCACTACAGAAAATCATGCCCTAATGTTGAATCAATTGTTCATGCTGCAGTCAAGCTGAAGTTTGAGCAGACTTTTGTCACAGCCCCAGCCACTCTCCGGCTCTTCTTCCACGATTGTTTCGTTCAG GGATGCGATGCTTCAATAATGCTAGCGTTTCGGAACAACTCAGCGGAGAAGGATAATTCGGATAACCTTTCACTCGCCGGAGACGGGTTTGACACGGTGATCAAAGCCAAGGCTGCTGTTGATAGAGTGCCTAATTGCAGGAACAAGGTTTCTTGTGCTGACATTCTGGCCTTGGCCACAAGGGATGTCATAAGACTG ACTGGGGGACCATTCTACAAAGTTGAATTGGGAAGACTTGATGGGAGGACTTCTACAAAAGCAAGTGTGAGACAACATCTTCCCCATCCTGATTTTAACGTAGAAGAGCTTGATTCATTGTTCGCCAAACACGGTCTCTCTCTAACTGATCTTGTCGCGCTCTCAG GAGCACATACAATTGGATTCTCACATTGCAACAGATTCACTCACCGGATCTACAACTTCAAGAGCAAGAACAGAATCGATCCAACGATGAACGTCGCATATGCAAGGGAGCTCAGAAAAGAGTGTCCCAAAAATGTAGATCCGAGAATTGCAGTTACCATGGACCCACACACGCCGCAGAGATTCGACAATGTGTACTACAAGAACCTTCAGCAAGGGAAAGGGTTGTTCACTTCTGATCAGTCCTTGTTCACTGACACCAAATCAAGAAAAATTGTCAACTTATTCGCAGCGGATGCCGCCGCCTTTGAACGAGCTTTTGTGGCAGCTATGACAAAGCTTGGAAGAGTAGGGATCAAGACCGGAAAGCAGGGTGAGATTAGGCATAATTGCGCTGCTGTGAACTAG